Proteins encoded in a region of the Isoalcanivorax pacificus W11-5 genome:
- a CDS encoding class I SAM-dependent methyltransferase — MTNDAPSPAETYEHYLSPAMADPFTRILLEIVGPQRGERVLDLACGTGSVARGVAPMIGTDGKVLALDINPDMLAVGQAQAAPTGALIEWREGSAVTLGLQDESFDLVLCQQGLQFFSDRTASLREMHRVLTAEGRAGISVWQSLDQHPLYREVFESTARHLGVAIADVSLSFSLGDADELRMLLNDAGFRRVEIHPRSLEVFLPMPERFVQLMVMGAATTVPLFAKLDSTARSELVEAVKEDTREVVHYYGDGDELRFMMFTHIVVAHG; from the coding sequence ATGACTAACGACGCGCCGAGCCCGGCAGAAACTTATGAGCACTACCTCAGCCCCGCTATGGCTGATCCATTCACACGAATATTGCTTGAGATTGTTGGCCCGCAGCGCGGCGAGCGCGTGCTGGATCTGGCCTGTGGCACAGGGAGCGTGGCAAGAGGGGTCGCTCCGATGATTGGTACCGACGGCAAAGTGCTTGCGCTCGACATCAATCCCGACATGCTAGCTGTTGGGCAAGCCCAGGCGGCGCCGACCGGAGCACTGATTGAATGGCGGGAAGGCTCGGCAGTGACTCTGGGACTGCAGGACGAGTCGTTTGACCTGGTGCTCTGTCAGCAAGGGCTACAATTTTTTTCCGACCGTACTGCATCCTTGAGGGAGATGCATCGGGTGCTGACAGCGGAAGGTCGTGCTGGAATCAGCGTCTGGCAGTCGCTGGATCAGCACCCGCTATACAGGGAAGTATTCGAATCGACAGCGCGTCATCTGGGGGTGGCTATAGCTGATGTTAGCCTGTCCTTCTCGCTCGGCGATGCCGATGAGTTGCGTATGCTGCTGAACGACGCCGGCTTTCGGCGCGTCGAAATCCACCCACGATCACTTGAGGTATTCCTGCCTATGCCTGAGCGTTTTGTACAGCTCATGGTGATGGGCGCAGCGACCACAGTGCCGTTATTTGCAAAGCTGGATTCCACAGCCCGGTCTGAACTGGTCGAAGCTGTCAAGGAGGATACACGAGAAGTCGTCCACTATTACGGTGACGGGGATGAGCTGCGTTTCATGATGTTTACTCACATCGTCGTGGCGCACGGGTGA